GCCCAAGCTGATTTTGATGAACAAAAAGCTGAAGAATTAGCAATGAAAATGAAAGAAAACTCTTTCGATTTTAACGACTTCATTGAACAATTAGACCAAGTAATGGGTATGGGGCCAATTGAAGATTTATTAAAAATGATTCCAGGAATGAGCGAAGTGCCAGGTCTTGATCAATTTAAAGTTGATCCTAAAGATGTTGCGCGTAAACGTGCAATTGTCATGTCAATGACACCAGCCGAGCGTGAAAATCCTGATTTATTAAATCCGAGCCGTCGTCGTCGTATTGCCGCTGGTTCTGGTAACAGCGTCGTTGAAGTGAATCGAATGATTAAACAATTCAATGAGAGTAAAAAAATGATGCAACAAATGACTAACGGTAACATGCCAGCAGGAATGGACCAAATGTTTGGTTCAGGCATAAAAGGCAAGATGGGCAAAATGGCCTTTAATTCTATGGCGCGTAAACAACAAAACGCGAAGAAAAAAGCCTTGAAAAAAGCGAAGAAAAAGAAAAAATAATAAGTATAAGCGTGTAGTTGATGTATCTACACGCTTTTTTTAAGGAGAAATAAGTGATGAAACACGCTGTATTAATGATTTATGTCGAAAATGTTAAGGCCACGCAAGCTTTTTGGACTACTTATTTGGGGTTTACAGTTGAAAAAACATTAGATTTAGGCCCTAGTCAGTCAGTTGTACTGAATCTAGAAGATAATTTTCGAGTACAACTTTTTGAGAAGAGTTTTATTGAGCAAGTCTCACCAGAAGTCTCTCTAGCTATGCCGTCTATTGCGATTTATGTGGATAATCTAGAAGATTACCATCAAGAGGTTGCTAGAGCAGGTTTGTTTATCAGCGATATATCGGAACATGCTGGGCAACGCTCATTTAATTTTCAAGATAATGAAGGGCATTATTTAGCTGCTATCGAACGTTAACAATTATTTTAGTTCCTGTAAAGAAAAAACACTTTACATCGTTTTTGAAACGTGATAAACTATCTTTTGTGAGCAACACAATAGAAAATTTAGA
This is a stretch of genomic DNA from Vagococcus zengguangii. It encodes these proteins:
- a CDS encoding VOC family protein, translated to MKHAVLMIYVENVKATQAFWTTYLGFTVEKTLDLGPSQSVVLNLEDNFRVQLFEKSFIEQVSPEVSLAMPSIAIYVDNLEDYHQEVARAGLFISDISEHAGQRSFNFQDNEGHYLAAIER